The following proteins are co-located in the Solanum pennellii chromosome 1, SPENNV200 genome:
- the LOC107019992 gene encoding uncharacterized protein LOC107019992, with the protein MTGKCKNKDIDNGPKKKKKKEGMVSRQQTGIHIRSDNTASLPPKDTQPHCYSRRTVPPRINPPSTYMHPPLEYTQPPPQVPLMMTTSGNATPQGYSVLPPEDNRPTSSVSRTNTHNPADSQPSSSSASQLMMSSLRIQGNSSEPNTPTTNQSDTPGHDNTQVGMRDMHNRLVIEPEGYTFNPDDAVGIISQTIKELYRDAYPTWGKFPSNLKRQIFLEFRKKCAWRPEHEAKICANFHKKATHTLASLFNKARRDNSKPSWVLPEDWAKLLVHWKYDPRFKQMSEIGKKARSSTKGGSLHTSGAQSQGSVRRKLEKELGRPITQAEAFKATHIRKKKNPEDPDVWVEPRAEVTYNRYLQALEDLQQTLPEENRGMPLTQEQDERVWLDLTCGPSRYGYAYGMPHKTFREFSSEFEGLNSSNHDESMKKNLAMEKKIVELSSQAEESRARERRLELQFAGLKAQFDALLASGGIPPCSGDVTFPPRPPQSQPTQYPMYGQQRNMTHETSSDEESDEESDDYVANTLPH; encoded by the exons ATGACAGGTAAATGTAAGAATAAAGATATTGATAATggccccaaaaaaaaaaaaaagaaagaaggtatGGTTAGTAGACAACAAACAGGTATACATATAAGATCAGACAACACAGCATCTCTCCCACCAAAAGACACTCAGCCACATTGCTATTCTAGGCGGACCGTGCCTCCACGTATTAATCCTCCTTCGACCTATATGCATCCACCACTGGAATATACTCAGCCGCCCCCTCAGGTACCTTTGATGATGACCACATCAGGGAATGCTACCCCACAGGGATACAGTGTTTTGCCTCCAGAGGATAATCGACCAACGTCTAGTGTCTCTCGCACTAATACTCACAACCCTGCAGACTCAcaaccatcatcatcatctgcTTCACAACTTATGATGTCGAGTCTTCGCATTCAAGGTAATAGTTCTGAGCCTAACACTCCTACCACAAATCAGTCAGATACACCTGGTCATGACAATACACAAGTTGGCATGAGGGACATGCATAATAGACTTGTCATTGAGCCTGAAGGCTACAc TTTCAATCCAGATGATGCTGTGGGGATCATTTCTCAGACAATCAAAGAACTCTATAGAGATGCTTATCCTACATGGGGCAAGTTCCCTAGCAATCTCAAGAGACAAATATTTTTGGAGTTCAGG AAAAAATGTGCTTGGCGTCCGGAACATGAGGCCAAAATTTGTGCAAACTTTCACAAGAAAGCTACGCATACTCTTGCTAGTTTGTTTAATAAAGCTCGTAGAGATAATAGCAAACCTAGCTGGGTTCTACCGGAGGATTGGGCAAAATTACTCGTGCATTGGAAATATGATCCAAGATTTAAGCAGATGAGTGAGATCGGTAAAAAGGCAAGATCATCTACTAAGGGTGGTTCTCTACACACAAGTGGGgctcaaagtcaaggaagtgtGAGGAGGAAATTG gaAAAGGAACTAGGAAGACCGATAACTCAAGCTGAGGCATTTAAGGCAACACACattagaaagaagaaaaatcctGAAGATCCAGACGTGTGGGTTGAACCGCGAGCTGAAGTGACCTAT AATCGATATCTTCAAGCTTTGGAGGATTTACAACAAACTCTGCCGGAAGAAAATCGAGGTATGCCACTTACTCAAGAACAGGATGAGAGAGTTTGGTTAGACTTGACTTGTGGGCCGAGTAGATATGGGTATGCATATGGAATGCCGCATAAAACCTTTCGTGAATTTTCTTCTGAGTTTGAAGGCCTAAATAGTTCAAATCATGATGaatcaatgaagaaaaatttGGCTATGGAGAAAAAGATTGTTGAGCTATCTAGCCAAGCCGAAGAATCACGGGCTAGGGAAAGGCGGTTGGAATTACAGTTTGCGGGTCTTAAGGCTCAATTCGATGCATTACTTGCTTCAGGAGGGATTCCCCCTTGTTCTGGTGATGTCACTTTCCCTCCTCGACCTCCTCAATCTCAACCTACTCAATATCCAATGTATGGTCAACAAAGAAATATGACCCATGAGACTAGtagtgatgaagaaagtgatgaagaaagtgatGATTATGTGGCAAACACACTACCACATTAG